A genomic region of Trifolium pratense cultivar HEN17-A07 linkage group LG3, ARS_RC_1.1, whole genome shotgun sequence contains the following coding sequences:
- the LOC123918482 gene encoding ras-related protein RABA1f-like — protein sequence MGAYRADDDYDYLFKVVLIGDSGVGKSNLLSRFTKNEFSLESKSTIGVEFATRSIRVDDKVVKAQIWDTAGQERYRAITSAYYRGAVGALLVYDVTRHVTFENVERWLKELRDHTDANIVVMLVGNKADLRHLRAVSTEDSTAFAERENTFFMETSALESLNVESAFTEVLTQIYRVVSKKALEIGDDPAALPKGQTINVGSRDDVSAVKKSGCCSA from the exons ATGGGGGCATATAGAGCCGATGACGATTACGATTATCTATTCAAGGTTGTTTTGATCGGTGATTCTGGTGTTGGTAAATCAAATCTTCTTTCTAgatttacaaaaaatgaattcaGTCTCGAATCTAAATCTACCATTGGTGTTGAATTTGCTACCAGAAGCATTCGTGTTGATGATAAGGTTGTTAAGGCTCAGATTTGGGATACTGCTGGTCAAgaaag GTACCGAGCAATTACTAGTGCTTATTATCGCGGAGCTGTTGGCGCTTTGCTAGTTTATGATGTTACCAGGCATGTTACATTTGAAAATGTGGAGAGATGGCTAAAAGAGCTGAGAGATCATACAGATGCCAACATTGTTGTGATGCTTGTAGGCAACAAAGCAGATCTGCGTCATTTACGAGCAGTTTCGACCGAAGATTCTACAGCTTTTGCAGAACGTGAGAATACATTTTTCATGGAAACATCTGCCCTTGAGTCCTTGAACGTTGAAAGTGCCTTCACAGAAGTGTTGACGCAGATCTATCGTGTTGTAAGCAAGAAGGCCCTTGAGATTGGTGATGATCCAGCTGCTTTACCTAAAGGACAGACTATTAATGTTGGGTCCCGTGATGATGTATCAGCTGTGAAGAAATCTGGATGTTGTTCTGCTTAA
- the LOC123914705 gene encoding WUSCHEL-related homeobox 9-like: protein MGSSNKHWPSMFKKSNYHNSQHGINSSLLSTGCHGDERTPEPKPRWNPKPEQIRVLEAIFNSGMMNPPRDDIKKIREQLQEYGPIGEANVFYWFQNRKSRSKNKHRNFAKRKNKNSVPPNNNSIISAQTISNDNVSGNQNLATDYFHTPIETNFQLSTPPLFSFPNQFSNMTQQLPQQNVDVPNLLNHEILIPMNEKYDQGNIQDHEATMNIMQQLQEDPQLISLGVTSNSLNDDSTLPPLPPIVDAPFTDPFSITQLQGVGEADDFSKKCIVSINNQIFKVDVGPFNICQNFGNQAVLVDSSGQTILTDEWGMTLDSLQHGASYYLTKQRKAKK, encoded by the exons ATGGGTTCGTCGAACAAACATTGGCCTAGCATGTTCAAGAAGTCCAACTATCACAATTCGCAGCATGGCATCAACTCCTCACTTTTATCCACTG GTTGTCATGGTGATGAAAGAACTCCAGAACCAAAGCCAAGATGGAATCCAAAACCAGAGCAAATCAGAGTTCTGGAAGCTATCTTCAACTCAGGGATGATGAACCCTCCAAGGGATGACATTAAGAAAATACGGGAACAATTACAAGAGTATGGCCCAATTGGTGAAGCTAATGTTTTCTACTGGTTCCAAAACCGCAAATCAAGGAGCAAGAACAAGCATAGGAATtttgcaaaaagaaaaaacaaaaactctgTACCTCCTAATAATAATTCCATAATCTCAGCTCAAACCATCTCAAATGACAATGTCTCTGGGAACCAAAACCTAGCTACTGATTATTTTCACACTCCCATTGAAACTAATTTTCAACTATCTACACCACCTTTATTCTCTTTCCCCAATCAGTTCTCTAATATGACTCAGCAGTTGCCTCAACAAAATGTTGATGTCCCTAATTTGCTTAATCATGAGATCTTAATCCCAATGAATGAGAAGTATGATCAAGGGAATATCCAAGATCATGAAGCTACAATGAATATCATGCAACAACTACAAGAAGATCCACAACTGATCAGTTTAGGTGTGACTTCAAATTCACTCAATGATGATTcaactcttcctcctcttccaCCAATTGTTGATGCACCTTTTACCGATCCATTCTCCATTACTCAACTTCAAG GTGTTGGTGAGGCAGATGATTTTTCGAAAAAATGCATTGTGAGTATTAACAACCAGATATTCAAGGTTGACGTTGGGCCCTTTAACATCTGTCAAAATTTTGGAAATCAGGCGGTTCTTGTTGACTCCTCCGGCCAAACTATTCTCACCGATGAGTGGGGTATGACGCTTGACTCACTTCAACATGGTGCTTCTTATTACCTG ACGAAGCAAAGAAAAGCGAAAAAGTAG
- the LOC123914706 gene encoding WUSCHEL-related homeobox 8-like, which yields MVSSNKHWPSMFKRPNYENSQHRVNSFLTGVHKEERTSQPPRPRWTPRPQQVQILEDIFNSGMMSPPKEEIKKIRERLLEYGPVGHVNVFYWFQNRKARKLKQTKPKNMNPRKRKSKKTQNASSSSSPHASSNEIVVPNNIELPTTNNEVVNLTNDSPNDTIFGDQNLGIDDFDIPIETDFLLSTPPLFSFPSEFSNMTQQLPQQNVDVNPNLLIHEIFMNCANGIPMNEQYDQGNIQDHEAAMNIMQQQEEDPQLMSLCVTSNLLNDDDIALPPLPPIIIDAPVVDPFSITQFQGVTSNSLNDDSTLPSIVFDAPDIDPFSLTQFQDVGEPDHFMAKCTVSINNYIIDVDVGPFNIRQIFGDEAILVDSSGQLVLTDEWGVTLESLQHGGSYFLV from the exons ATGGTTTCGTCCAACAAACACTGGCCTAGCATGTTCAAGAGGCCCAATTATGAGAATTCGCAACATCGCGTCAACTCCTTTCTCACTG GTGTTCATAAGGAGGAGAGAACTTCACAACCACCAAGGCCAAGATGGACTCCAAGACCACAGCAAGTCCAAATTCTTGAAGATATCTTCAACTCAGGGATGATGAGTCCTCCAAAGGAAGAAATCAAGAAAATTCGTGAACGGTTACTAGAATATGGTCCAGTTGGTCATGTTAATGTTTTCTACTGGTTTCAAAATCGCAAAGCAAGGAAACTTAAACAAACAAAACCCAAAAATATGAatccaagaaaaagaaaatccaaaaaaactcaaaatgcATCCTCATCATCTTCCCCTCATGCATCTTCCAATGAAATAGTGGTACCTAATAATATTGAATTACCTACTACTAATAATGAGGTGGTTAATTTGACTAATGATTCCCCTAATGATACAATCTTTGGAGACCAAAACCTAGGTATTGATGATTTTGACATTCCCATTGAAACTGATTTTTTACTATCTACACCCCCTTTGTTCTCTTTCCCTAGTGAGTTCTCTAATATGACTCAGCAGTTGCCTCAACAAAATGTTGATGTCAACCCTAATTTGCTTATTCATGAGATCTTCATGAACTGTGCAAATGGAATCCCAATGAATGAGCAGTATGATCAAGGGAATATCCAAGATCATGAAGCTGCAATGAATATCATGcaacaacaagaagaagatCCACAACTGATGAGTTTATGTGTGACTTCAAATTTACTCAATGATGATGATATAGctcttcctcctcttcctcCCATTATCATTGATGCACCTGTTGTTGATCCATTCTCCATCACTCAATTTCAAG GTGTGACTTCAAATTCACTCAATGATGATTCAACTCTTCCTTCCATTGTCTTTGATGCACCTGATATTGATCCATTCTCCCTTACTCAATTTCAAG ATGTTGGTGAGCCGGATCATTTTATGGCAAAATGTACTGTGAGTATTAACAATTATATAATTGACGTTGATGTGGGCCCCTTCAACATCCGTCAAATTTTTGGAGATGAAGCTATTCTTGTTGATTCCTCCGGCCAGCTTGTTCTCACCGACGAGTGGGGTGTAACTCTTGAGTCACTCCAACATGGTGGTTCTTATTTTCTG gtttga